The following are from one region of the Stanieria cyanosphaera PCC 7437 genome:
- a CDS encoding glycosyltransferase family 4 protein, with protein sequence MKTLQIGMEWFPDRPGGLDRYYYDCCQYLPQADIEVTGLLAGSDQVFQESNGQVKAFASSKDSLPKRWLKMRTAFGQNMTDNQYDLVVSHFALYTFPILDQLRHLPLVTHFHGPWALESEVEKPKPMAIWLKKQIEKAVYRRSSQFIVLSQTFRDILHREYQVPLNKIHIIPGGVDIDRFNINLSSIEARTQLNWHPDKPIIFCIRRLAKRMGLENLITAMAQVRDRYPDILLYIAGKGALADTLQTQINELELTDHVKLLGYVPDEQLPLCYRAANFSVVPTVALEGFGLIVVESLAAGTPVLGTPIGGIPEILKPFSQDLVFEGYQPNQIAEGIIEALGGDRVLPSSEECLAYIRANYNWNAIAQKIKLVYQKASIVKKT encoded by the coding sequence ATGAAAACACTACAAATAGGAATGGAATGGTTTCCCGACCGCCCTGGAGGACTCGATCGCTATTACTACGACTGCTGCCAATATCTACCTCAAGCTGACATTGAAGTTACAGGTTTATTAGCTGGCTCAGATCAAGTATTCCAAGAAAGCAATGGACAAGTTAAGGCTTTCGCTTCATCCAAGGATTCTCTTCCTAAACGCTGGCTCAAAATGAGAACAGCTTTTGGGCAAAATATGACAGACAATCAATACGATCTGGTTGTATCACACTTTGCACTTTATACTTTTCCTATTCTCGATCAACTTCGCCATCTGCCTTTAGTAACCCACTTTCACGGCCCTTGGGCATTAGAAAGCGAGGTGGAAAAGCCTAAACCAATGGCAATTTGGCTCAAAAAACAAATTGAAAAAGCTGTTTATCGGCGTTCTTCTCAATTTATTGTTCTTTCTCAAACTTTCCGCGATATCCTACATCGAGAATATCAAGTACCTTTGAATAAAATTCACATCATTCCAGGGGGAGTAGATATTGATCGCTTTAACATTAACCTCTCTTCCATTGAAGCTCGTACCCAACTTAATTGGCATCCAGACAAACCGATTATTTTTTGCATCCGTCGTCTAGCTAAACGCATGGGATTAGAAAACTTAATTACCGCAATGGCACAGGTACGCGATCGCTATCCCGATATTCTTCTTTATATTGCTGGCAAAGGTGCATTAGCCGATACCCTACAAACTCAGATCAACGAACTAGAATTAACAGATCACGTTAAATTACTGGGATACGTACCCGACGAACAACTACCATTATGCTATCGCGCTGCTAACTTTTCCGTTGTTCCCACTGTCGCCTTAGAAGGTTTTGGTTTGATCGTAGTTGAATCCTTAGCTGCTGGTACTCCAGTATTAGGAACTCCTATTGGTGGTATTCCTGAAATTTTAAAACCCTTTTCTCAAGATTTAGTTTTTGAAGGCTACCAACCAAATCAAATTGCAGAGGGAATTATCGAAGCATTGGGTGGCGATCGTGTCTTACCCAGTAGTGAAGAATGTTTAGCTTACATTCGGGCAAATTATAATTGGAATGCGATCGCACAAAAAATTAAACTCGTTTATCAAAAAGCATCAATTGTCAAAAAGACTTAA
- a CDS encoding HhoA/HhoB/HtrA family serine endopeptidase, translating into MNQQFSISKAFGSLLLLLFGGGIALGGNYLVNHPQAVANLTNKEILESKENKIDWQETTSANNNTSNQIAVPQNFVTQVVEQVGPAVVRIDASRTVTTQVPAVFEEPFFREYFGSQIPEMPQEQIQRGLGSGFILSSDGLILTNAHVVDGADNVEVTLKNGRSFEGKVMGTDPLTDIAVIKIEAQNLPTVTFADSEEIQPGEWAIAIGNPLGLDNTVTTGIVSATGRSGAQVGVADKRVSFIQTDAAINPGNSGGPLLNAQGEVIGVNTAIIRNAQGLGFAIPIDTARNIAEELIAKGKVDHPFLGIQMATITPELKQQLKSSRNLDLTADQGVLIVNVVPNSPAQRAGLQSGDIIQSINKQEVQEPSEVQQLVEETAIGNQLLMSLQRDGKTIDLNVEVGVLPTPQSSNQ; encoded by the coding sequence ATGAATCAACAATTTTCTATTTCTAAAGCCTTTGGCTCATTATTATTACTCTTGTTTGGGGGAGGCATTGCCCTTGGTGGCAATTATTTAGTCAACCATCCTCAAGCGGTCGCAAATCTTACCAACAAAGAAATTTTAGAAAGTAAAGAAAATAAAATTGATTGGCAAGAAACAACGAGTGCGAATAATAATACATCGAATCAAATTGCTGTACCACAAAATTTTGTTACCCAAGTCGTTGAACAAGTAGGCCCGGCAGTAGTTCGGATTGATGCGTCTCGAACTGTTACTACTCAAGTTCCAGCAGTTTTTGAAGAGCCTTTTTTCCGTGAGTATTTTGGTTCACAGATTCCTGAGATGCCTCAAGAACAAATTCAAAGAGGACTAGGTTCTGGCTTTATCCTCAGTTCAGATGGTTTAATTTTAACTAATGCTCATGTGGTTGACGGGGCTGACAATGTAGAAGTCACACTGAAAAACGGACGCTCTTTTGAAGGTAAAGTGATGGGAACCGATCCTTTAACAGACATTGCCGTAATTAAAATAGAAGCTCAAAATTTACCTACAGTCACTTTTGCTGATAGCGAAGAAATACAACCTGGTGAATGGGCGATCGCAATTGGTAATCCTCTCGGTTTAGATAACACTGTTACCACTGGAATTGTGAGTGCTACGGGTAGAAGTGGCGCACAAGTCGGAGTTGCTGATAAACGAGTTAGCTTTATTCAAACTGATGCTGCCATTAATCCTGGTAACTCTGGTGGTCCTTTACTAAATGCTCAAGGAGAAGTTATTGGGGTCAACACTGCTATTATCAGAAACGCTCAAGGACTAGGTTTTGCGATTCCCATCGATACAGCTAGAAATATTGCTGAAGAGTTAATTGCTAAAGGTAAAGTAGACCATCCTTTTTTAGGAATTCAGATGGCAACAATCACCCCAGAGTTAAAGCAACAACTTAAGAGCAGTCGCAATTTAGATTTAACCGCAGATCAAGGGGTCTTAATTGTTAATGTAGTGCCAAATTCACCTGCCCAGCGAGCAGGATTACAATCTGGTGATATCATTCAAAGCATTAATAAGCAAGAAGTGCAAGAACCAAGTGAAGTTCAACAACTAGTTGAAGAAACCGCTATTGGTAATCAACTTTTAATGAGCTTGCAACGAGATGGAAAAACCATTGACTTAAATGTTGAGGTAGGAGTTTTACCTACACCTCAATCTTCAAATCAATAA
- a CDS encoding sulfite exporter TauE/SafE family protein encodes MTILEFSLLVWVCSFSAGFVGALTGLGGGVVIVPLLTAMFGVDIRYAVGASLVSVIATSLGAASTYIKQGLTNWRLGMFLEVATTIGALVGAFMATIVSVKALSLVLAIVLIYSALVSQQSPPKDLANKVSNPLAESLKLHGAYPTSEGIKSYQVNFVLPGFGVMLTAGVISGLLGIGSGAFKVLAMDRVMGIPFKVSTTTSNFMIGVTAAASAGVYLARGYIDPGLSMPVILGVLPGAFLGAKVLLGTKTQVLRIVFSLVLVAMAFKIIYNSLAGEV; translated from the coding sequence GTGACTATCTTAGAATTTTCATTGCTAGTTTGGGTTTGCTCCTTTAGTGCTGGTTTTGTGGGCGCGCTTACAGGTTTAGGTGGTGGAGTTGTGATCGTTCCTCTCTTAACTGCTATGTTTGGCGTTGATATTAGATATGCTGTTGGTGCTTCATTAGTATCTGTCATTGCCACTTCTCTAGGTGCAGCATCCACTTATATTAAACAAGGCTTAACTAATTGGCGTTTGGGTATGTTTTTAGAAGTAGCCACAACCATTGGGGCTTTAGTTGGAGCGTTCATGGCAACTATAGTATCTGTTAAAGCTTTGAGCCTCGTACTTGCCATAGTTTTAATTTATTCAGCCTTAGTTTCACAACAATCTCCACCAAAGGATTTAGCAAACAAAGTAAGTAACCCTCTAGCGGAAAGTTTGAAATTGCATGGAGCTTATCCAACTTCTGAAGGGATAAAATCTTACCAAGTTAATTTTGTTCTACCTGGTTTTGGGGTGATGTTAACCGCCGGAGTAATTTCTGGTTTACTTGGAATTGGTTCGGGAGCATTTAAAGTACTAGCGATGGATCGAGTTATGGGGATTCCATTTAAAGTTTCTACCACTACCAGTAATTTTATGATTGGTGTAACCGCAGCAGCTTCAGCCGGTGTTTATTTGGCAAGAGGTTACATCGATCCAGGACTGTCAATGCCTGTAATCTTAGGAGTACTTCCTGGTGCGTTTTTGGGAGCAAAAGTTTTGCTCGGAACTAAAACACAAGTTTTAAGGATTGTCTTTAGTTTAGTGTTAGTGGCGATGGCTTTTAAAATAATCTACAACAGCTTGGCTGGAGAAGTATAG
- a CDS encoding DUF1634 domain-containing protein — MNKFGSRFWWFSSATTQEEKISSSLAQQDFTSELPNLTTNDVTKIEPQFVPSQNLFKTETEQQLEDWLSNILKAGVLLASTVVLLGGILYLIRHGNEPADYRIFRGEPSDLCFPTGIVKAAWRGSSRGIIQFGLLLLIATPIARVAISLSAFLRMRDFNYVAIALSVLISLIYSFLKAYY, encoded by the coding sequence ATGAATAAATTTGGCTCTCGTTTCTGGTGGTTTTCCTCTGCCACAACTCAAGAAGAAAAAATTTCATCTTCATTAGCGCAGCAAGATTTTACCTCCGAGTTGCCAAACTTAACCACCAATGACGTTACGAAGATTGAGCCTCAATTCGTTCCCAGCCAAAATCTTTTTAAAACAGAAACTGAACAGCAACTTGAAGATTGGCTTAGTAACATTTTGAAAGCTGGCGTATTGCTCGCTAGTACAGTTGTGTTGCTAGGAGGAATTTTGTATTTAATTCGTCATGGTAACGAACCTGCTGATTATCGAATTTTTCGCGGAGAACCATCTGATCTTTGTTTTCCCACAGGTATAGTCAAAGCTGCTTGGCGCGGTAGCAGTCGCGGTATCATTCAATTTGGACTTTTACTACTGATTGCAACACCCATCGCCCGCGTAGCTATCTCTTTGTCAGCTTTTTTAAGAATGCGAGATTTTAATTATGTCGCGATCGCTTTGTCGGTTTTGATTAGTTTGATTTATAGTTTTTTAAAAGCATACTACTAA
- a CDS encoding type II toxin-antitoxin system Phd/YefM family antitoxin — protein sequence MTKYLTITEARQKFLELPNELNEEPIVITKHGKPVMTAISYQQFESLIETLKILSDQPFSKRLDASIAQIEQGNTITWQEAKTQLGL from the coding sequence ATGACTAAATATCTTACTATTACAGAAGCCAGACAAAAATTTTTAGAGTTACCTAACGAACTAAATGAAGAACCAATCGTAATTACCAAACATGGTAAACCTGTAATGACTGCAATAAGCTATCAACAGTTTGAATCTTTAATTGAAACTCTAAAGATATTGAGTGACCAACCCTTCAGTAAAAGATTGGATGCTAGTATCGCACAAATTGAACAAGGAAACACAATTACTTGGCAAGAGGCTAAAACACAACTAGGATTATGA
- a CDS encoding type II toxin-antitoxin system RelE family toxin: MTTEKEYEIRLTSLAVEMLAEIKDRRHLKTIGERIEKLKINPELQGKALTNKLKGYRSIRAVSQRYRIIYQIERDRVIVFIVGVGLRAEGNRQDIYTQIENLLED, translated from the coding sequence ATGACTACAGAAAAGGAGTATGAGATACGATTAACTTCCTTAGCTGTAGAAATGTTAGCCGAAATTAAAGATCGAAGACATCTTAAAACTATAGGCGAACGCATTGAAAAACTGAAAATTAATCCCGAACTACAAGGAAAAGCATTAACTAATAAACTAAAAGGCTATCGTAGTATAAGAGCAGTAAGTCAACGTTATCGTATTATCTATCAAATAGAACGAGATCGGGTTATTGTCTTTATAGTTGGTGTTGGACTAAGAGCAGAAGGAAATCGCCAAGATATTTATACTCAGATAGAGAATTTACTAGAAGATTAA
- a CDS encoding zinc ribbon domain-containing protein, which yields MAYTANLGVNQQLYLENQGTQTLISLNSSNAGQQQRQSISLTTGNWTVPPTLFTTKFGFVLQLDTDKRQYFIQIQANGINTLNNAPSLNNAETVPLQEIADSAPQNSNKIEFEPMQPMNKMKMGNMSMSMNPMEMRMGNMSMKMGKKVKSTSTKRFCTQCGHPVNKSDRFCSSCGHQLKD from the coding sequence ATGGCTTACACAGCAAATCTTGGGGTCAATCAACAGTTATACCTTGAAAATCAAGGCACTCAAACCTTAATTTCTTTGAACAGTAGTAATGCAGGACAACAGCAAAGACAAAGTATTAGTTTAACCACAGGTAATTGGACTGTACCACCGACTTTATTCACCACAAAATTTGGTTTTGTCTTACAACTTGATACTGATAAAAGACAGTATTTTATTCAAATACAAGCCAATGGCATCAATACCCTCAACAACGCGCCATCTTTAAATAATGCCGAAACTGTACCCCTTCAAGAAATAGCAGATTCAGCACCCCAAAACTCAAATAAAATTGAATTTGAACCGATGCAACCCATGAACAAGATGAAAATGGGAAATATGTCCATGAGTATGAATCCAATGGAAATGCGCATGGGAAATATGTCCATGAAGATGGGAAAAAAAGTAAAATCTACTTCAACAAAGCGTTTTTGTACTCAATGCGGTCATCCAGTCAACAAGAGCGATCGCTTTTGTAGTAGCTGTGGTCACCAATTAAAGGATTAA
- a CDS encoding proteasome-type protease, translating to MTYCLGIINRFGIVMAADSRTNAGVDYISAYKKLFDLSLPGERVIIICASGNLSVTQGVITRLNRDIQNQQETNLHTLPNMFDVARYIGEKGREIQSIDRSWLEKDRIDHSCNFLLGGQIKGEEPQLFLIYPQGNFIQATKETPFLQIGETKYGKPILDRTITYDTPLNDVAKCALLSIDSTMKSNISVGPPINIIMYETDSLVIRNTLQLRLGDPYLAKIRKLWEDSVRQAFESMPNIEWQYKLEDSTDDILID from the coding sequence ATGACCTATTGTTTAGGAATTATTAATCGCTTCGGAATTGTTATGGCTGCTGACTCTCGTACTAATGCAGGAGTTGATTATATTTCAGCCTATAAGAAGTTGTTCGATCTCTCTTTACCAGGAGAAAGAGTAATTATTATTTGTGCTTCTGGTAATCTCTCAGTTACCCAGGGAGTAATAACTAGGTTAAATCGAGATATTCAAAATCAACAGGAAACTAATTTGCATACTCTCCCGAATATGTTTGATGTTGCTCGCTACATTGGTGAGAAAGGGAGGGAAATTCAAAGTATAGATCGTTCTTGGTTAGAAAAAGATCGTATCGATCATAGTTGTAATTTTTTGTTGGGTGGACAAATAAAAGGAGAAGAACCCCAATTATTTTTAATTTATCCTCAAGGCAATTTTATTCAGGCAACCAAAGAAACACCTTTTTTACAAATTGGTGAAACAAAATACGGTAAGCCTATACTAGACCGTACAATAACTTATGATACGCCTTTAAATGATGTTGCCAAATGCGCTCTTTTATCGATAGATTCAACTATGAAATCTAATATTTCTGTTGGTCCACCGATTAATATAATAATGTATGAAACCGATAGTTTAGTCATTCGCAATACATTGCAACTACGTTTAGGTGATCCTTATTTAGCTAAAATTCGCAAGTTGTGGGAAGATTCAGTACGTCAAGCTTTTGAATCTATGCCGAATATTGAATGGCAATATAAATTAGAAGATTCTACTGATGATATTTTGATTGATTGA
- a CDS encoding metal ABC transporter substrate-binding protein yields the protein MKTGSIFSQRFSWLLTAGILVGVWLGGCQAQTGNNLERDNDKPRVVSTSTIIADLTTQVGGDEIEHQGILQPGSDPHVYEPTPKDNIALEKADLIFYNGYNLEPGLIKMMNATGNQAEKFAVGEVVKPLDYEYKGQKEPDPHVWGDAKNAILMVKAIRDRLSELSPEDKAEFTNNAAQLTKKLERLDRWINQQIATIPEEQRKLVTTHDAFQYYAHAYNLKIIGTLIGISTEEQPSAQTVKQLTDSIQKANVPAIFAETTINPKLIQTVAEEAGVQLASQQLYSDSIGAPGSEGDSYLKMLVTNTKTIVEALGGKYQDFAE from the coding sequence ATGAAAACAGGATCGATATTTAGTCAGAGATTTAGCTGGTTATTAACAGCAGGAATTTTAGTTGGAGTTTGGTTAGGAGGTTGTCAGGCACAAACAGGTAATAACTTGGAACGAGACAATGACAAACCTAGAGTAGTTTCTACCAGTACAATCATTGCAGATTTAACCACTCAAGTAGGAGGAGATGAAATTGAACATCAAGGAATTTTACAACCTGGTAGCGATCCTCATGTCTACGAACCTACACCTAAAGATAATATTGCTTTAGAAAAAGCAGATTTAATTTTCTACAACGGTTACAATCTCGAACCTGGTTTGATTAAGATGATGAATGCGACAGGAAATCAAGCAGAGAAATTTGCCGTCGGAGAAGTAGTCAAACCCTTAGACTATGAATATAAAGGACAAAAAGAACCAGATCCTCACGTTTGGGGAGATGCCAAAAATGCTATTTTAATGGTGAAAGCTATACGCGATCGCTTGAGTGAATTATCTCCTGAAGATAAAGCAGAATTTACCAATAATGCAGCACAATTAACCAAAAAATTAGAACGTTTAGATCGTTGGATTAATCAACAAATTGCAACCATTCCAGAGGAACAAAGGAAATTAGTAACTACTCATGATGCTTTTCAATATTATGCTCATGCTTATAATTTAAAAATCATTGGGACATTAATCGGTATTAGTACGGAAGAACAACCAAGCGCACAAACGGTTAAGCAACTGACAGATTCAATTCAAAAAGCTAACGTACCTGCAATTTTTGCTGAAACAACTATTAATCCTAAACTAATACAAACTGTAGCCGAAGAAGCAGGAGTACAACTTGCATCACAACAACTCTATTCAGATTCTATTGGTGCGCCAGGTAGCGAAGGAGATAGTTATCTCAAGATGTTAGTTACTAATACTAAAACAATAGTTGAAGCTTTAGGAGGTAAGTATCAAGATTTTGCCGAATAA
- a CDS encoding metal ABC transporter ATP-binding protein, producing the protein MSYSGAIAVNNLGVCYRTVEALRDISLNLLPGKVTGVFGPNGAGKSTLVKAMLGLIPVNVGTVSYDGQPLQNHLEKVAYVPQRSQIDWTYPVTVWDVVMMGRVRKTGWFRRFSSLSRHQATDALEKVEMIEYKNRPIGQLSGGQQQRVFLARSLAQEAEVFFFDEPFVGVDQKTENIIFNLFHELADTGKIVVVVNHDLGESITNFDDLILLNKELIAFGQRQQVLQEENLQRAYGGKVNFFVDR; encoded by the coding sequence ATGAGTTACAGTGGCGCAATTGCAGTTAATAATTTAGGGGTTTGTTACCGCACAGTAGAAGCGTTGCGCGACATCTCTCTCAATCTCCTGCCAGGAAAAGTGACGGGAGTATTTGGTCCTAATGGTGCGGGAAAAAGTACTTTAGTTAAAGCGATGTTAGGTTTAATTCCTGTCAATGTAGGTACAGTTTCTTATGATGGACAACCGTTACAAAACCATCTAGAGAAAGTTGCTTACGTACCACAGCGATCGCAAATTGATTGGACTTATCCCGTTACTGTGTGGGATGTAGTGATGATGGGAAGAGTGAGAAAGACTGGTTGGTTTCGGCGTTTTTCTTCTCTTAGTCGTCACCAAGCTACAGATGCATTGGAAAAAGTTGAAATGATTGAATATAAAAATCGTCCTATCGGTCAACTTTCAGGGGGACAACAACAACGAGTCTTTTTAGCGCGATCGCTTGCACAGGAGGCAGAAGTATTCTTTTTTGATGAACCTTTTGTTGGGGTGGATCAAAAGACAGAAAATATTATTTTTAATTTATTTCATGAATTAGCTGATACAGGCAAAATTGTAGTTGTAGTTAATCACGATTTGGGAGAATCGATTACTAATTTTGATGACTTAATTTTACTCAATAAAGAATTAATTGCTTTCGGTCAAAGACAACAAGTTCTTCAAGAAGAAAATCTTCAACGTGCCTATGGTGGAAAGGTGAATTTTTTTGTTGATCGATAA
- a CDS encoding Uma2 family endonuclease, producing the protein MDTLILDCQSIELTDEQFYQLCLNNRDLRFERNANGDLLIMSPTGGETGNRNAGITAQLWVWNERDKLGKVFDSSTGFKLPNGADRSPDASWIPLVKWNSLTSEQKQKFLPVCPDFVIELLSPSDKLAKIQEKMQEYLDNGTRLGWLINRRDQQVEIYRQGKEVERLDFPSSLSGEDVLSGFMLDLESIW; encoded by the coding sequence ATGGATACCCTAATTCTTGATTGCCAATCAATCGAATTAACCGACGAACAATTTTATCAATTGTGTCTAAATAATCGTGACTTGCGTTTTGAAAGAAATGCAAATGGAGATTTATTAATTATGTCCCCTACTGGTGGAGAAACTGGTAATCGTAATGCTGGAATTACCGCACAATTATGGGTTTGGAATGAGCGAGATAAATTAGGTAAAGTTTTTGATTCTTCCACTGGTTTTAAATTACCTAATGGTGCAGATCGATCGCCTGATGCATCATGGATACCATTAGTTAAATGGAACTCTCTTACCTCCGAACAAAAACAAAAGTTTCTGCCTGTGTGTCCCGATTTTGTGATTGAATTACTTTCCCCTAGTGATAAGCTAGCAAAAATTCAAGAAAAGATGCAAGAATATCTTGATAATGGCACTAGGTTAGGTTGGTTAATTAATCGTCGAGATCAACAAGTAGAGATTTATCGTCAAGGAAAAGAAGTTGAACGTTTAGACTTTCCAAGCAGCTTATCAGGGGAAGATGTCTTGTCTGGATTTATGTTAGATCTCGAATCTATTTGGTAG
- a CDS encoding metal ABC transporter permease translates to MLEALLEPLQYSFMQRSLVVAIIVGIICAVVGSYLMVQRLALLGDAISHSVLPGLAIAYLVGFNIFIGAFIAGIISTICINIIRTRSNLKEDTAMGIVFSAFFAFGITLITVIQKDNKIDLNHFLFGNILGVTASEVIDTLIIAVIVVSVVYFLYKELLFYSFDRLGAQAVGLPVHLLDLGLMMLIGLTIVASLKAVGVILVLALLITPAATAYLLVNRLHQVMFLGVAIAVTSSITGMYLSYFFNLPSGPAIVLVASGIFLLALLFSPTQGILTNPTSNQQRSPLIKELKKIFQSHH, encoded by the coding sequence ATGTTAGAAGCTCTACTCGAACCTTTACAATATAGTTTTATGCAGCGATCGCTGGTGGTTGCCATTATTGTTGGTATTATCTGTGCGGTTGTTGGTAGTTATTTAATGGTGCAAAGATTAGCATTACTGGGAGATGCTATTAGTCATTCTGTTTTACCTGGTTTAGCGATCGCTTATTTAGTTGGATTTAATATTTTTATTGGGGCATTTATTGCAGGGATAATTAGTACTATTTGTATTAATATTATTCGCACACGGTCTAATCTTAAAGAAGATACGGCGATGGGAATAGTTTTCTCGGCATTTTTTGCTTTTGGTATTACTTTAATTACAGTTATTCAAAAAGATAATAAAATCGATCTCAATCACTTTTTATTTGGCAATATTTTAGGAGTTACTGCTAGCGAGGTAATTGATACTTTAATTATTGCTGTTATTGTTGTTTCGGTTGTTTATTTTCTCTACAAAGAACTTTTATTTTATAGTTTTGATCGCCTAGGCGCACAAGCAGTTGGGTTACCAGTTCATTTGCTTGATTTGGGTTTAATGATGTTGATTGGTTTAACCATTGTAGCGAGTTTAAAAGCAGTAGGAGTAATCTTAGTTTTAGCACTATTAATAACACCAGCAGCTACGGCTTATTTATTAGTAAATCGCTTGCATCAAGTCATGTTTTTAGGAGTTGCGATCGCAGTTACTTCTAGTATTACAGGAATGTATTTAAGTTACTTTTTTAATCTTCCTTCTGGTCCTGCTATTGTTTTAGTTGCTTCAGGAATATTTTTGCTTGCTTTATTATTTAGTCCAACTCAAGGAATTTTAACTAATCCTACTTCTAATCAACAGCGATCGCCATTAATTAAAGAATTAAAAAAAATCTTTCAATCTCATCATTAA
- a CDS encoding S-methyl-5'-thioadenosine phosphorylase, with amino-acid sequence MTQAKIGIIGGSGLYKMQALQQVEEITIDTPFGSPSDALIVGKLEGTTVAFLARHGRNHHLLPSELPFCANIYAMKQLGVEYIISASAVGSLKEEVKPLDLVVPDQFIDRTKNRVATFFGEGLVAHIAFGDPVCVNLASIVADAVDSLDLPEVNLHRGGTYVCMEGPAFSTKAESNLYRSWGATVIGMTNLTEAKLAREAEIAYATLALVTDYDCWHSDHDSVTVEMVIANLQRNAINAQKVIQETVKRISINPPESAAHSALKYALLTALDKVPQPTLQKLDLLLKKYL; translated from the coding sequence ATGACACAAGCAAAAATTGGGATTATTGGTGGCAGTGGTTTATACAAAATGCAAGCACTTCAACAAGTCGAAGAAATAACCATCGATACTCCCTTTGGTTCTCCTTCAGATGCTTTAATTGTAGGTAAGTTAGAAGGTACAACTGTCGCTTTTTTAGCTCGTCATGGACGTAATCATCATTTATTACCTTCAGAATTGCCTTTTTGTGCCAATATCTATGCGATGAAGCAACTGGGAGTAGAATACATTATCTCAGCTTCGGCAGTAGGTTCTCTTAAAGAAGAAGTTAAGCCTTTAGATTTAGTTGTACCAGATCAATTTATCGATCGCACTAAAAACCGAGTCGCTACTTTTTTTGGTGAAGGATTAGTTGCCCATATTGCTTTTGGCGATCCTGTTTGTGTTAATTTAGCTTCGATAGTTGCTGATGCGGTAGATTCTTTAGATTTACCCGAAGTCAATTTGCATCGTGGTGGTACTTATGTTTGCATGGAAGGCCCTGCTTTTTCAACTAAAGCAGAATCTAATCTTTATCGTAGTTGGGGTGCGACGGTAATTGGGATGACTAATTTAACCGAAGCGAAATTAGCTAGAGAAGCAGAAATTGCTTATGCAACTTTAGCTTTAGTAACTGATTATGATTGTTGGCATAGCGATCATGATAGTGTCACAGTTGAGATGGTAATTGCTAATTTACAACGTAATGCGATTAATGCCCAAAAGGTAATTCAAGAAACTGTTAAAAGAATTAGTATTAATCCTCCTGAATCAGCAGCACATTCTGCTTTAAAATATGCTTTATTAACGGCTTTAGATAAAGTACCTCAACCTACGTTACAAAAATTAGATTTGTTGTTAAAAAAATATCTTTAG